The genomic interval TGGACGTCGATGGGGATTGGAGTTCATGGCCAGAATCGTGGACAATCAGGACCGAGTCGCGGCGACCTTGGAAGAGATCGAAACACCAGGTTTTACGGTCTATAACCTGCGATCCTACGTCCGCGCAGGCCAATGGCTGGTCACCTCGGGCGTGGAGAACCTGACGGACAAGTTCTACCGAGAGCACGTCGACTACCGCTCAGGGCTTGGCGTGTTCCGCCCCGGGATCGGTTTCTATCTTGGGACAGAGCTGACCTACTGAACTGGTTTGCTAAACTGGTTTGCTGAACTGGTTTGCTGAACTGGTTTGCTGAACTGGCCGAACTCACGATCGCTGCGATCGTCATAATCGAGACCGTACTGTGCGGGACAACGAGGTCAGGACATGAGTGTGAGGCTCCCTTTCGGCGTGGCGGTTTATCGTGACCAAGATTTCAGCAAGACAATTCCCGGTGTCATTCCTACGTTGTGAATTCTTCACGTAGTCGCGTCTCTCCGAGACGCGACGCTCCGAGCCTCGGAGAGGCTCGGCTACGTGAATTGAAAAGAATCCACAACCTTTCCGTGTGACCCTCACGCCTTGCTCGGATCCATCATGTCATCCCCGCTCTCCCATCAGACCGCCACATCGGTCGTCGATCCGCTGCTTCATCAGACTCATGATGAAGCCGAGGCGACCATGCAAGCCCAGGACACGTCCATCGGAGGTGCGGGAAACCGTGAGTGCTGCCTCGTGCAAATCTACCCTGCCGATGTGGTCGACGGCATGATGCTGCTGAGTGACCACACACTGGTGATGGGCCGTGATGGTCGCTGTGAACTGATTTTGCCTGACCACAGCGTTTCACGCAAACATGCCGAGTTGATTCGCGGCGAGGATGGTTACATGATTCGCGATTTAGCCAGCACAAACGGGACGTTCGTAAACGGTCAAGCCATCGATCAGCATCTTCTTGCATCAGGCGACACGATTCGTCTGGGGAGTTTTCTGTTCAAATACCTTTCGGCAGGCAGCGTTGAATCACAATATCACGAAACAGTGTACACCGCGTTGACGCGTGACGCCCTGACGGGGACCATGAACAAACGATACTTGTTGGAGTCCCTGCAAAGAGGGATCGCCTCATCAAGCCGTCAAAAAACAGTGCTCTCGGTGCTGATGCTGGACATCGATCACTTCAAAAGCGTCAACGACACCTACGGGCACTTGGTCGGTGACGAAGTGCTCAGGGAGTTCGGCTCACGCATCAACGGTGTTTGCCGGGAAGACGACTTGCTGGCTCGATATGGCGGCGAAGAATTCTGCATGATGCTTTCTGCCACCGGTCGCTCCGAAGCGATCGAGATGGCTGAGCGTTGTCGTTCGGCAGTTGCCAGTGAACCGTTTCAAACAGCCGTCGGGCCGCTGGAAATCACCGCCAGCTTTGGAATCGCCTGTTCTGACCCTGAGGTGCCGACCTCGCCCAAAGAACTGATTGATGCAGCGGATCAAAAACTCTACGAGGCGAAGCGCGGCGGTCGTAATCGAGTCTGTGGTTGACTTCAGCCGCCACCCATCCTGTGATCAATCACCGACGCCGATATCGTCGTCGAGCGATTCCAGGATCAATTTCAATTCGGATTCTTCGTGACTCTGAAACGCCGTCTGGAATTGATGAAACCGTCTGATCAATCGTTCTCGGTGCTCGGGTACCTCTGAATCGACTTCTGCGATCTTGTCCGCTAGGTCACGGATCTGACCGAACAAGACGGAGTGCTGGCCACGCAGGGTCTCAGCGGTCAAACTCAACCGCGGTGCGATGTTGATCGCGTCGTCAAAGTAGCCGTAGGCTTCCTCCAACGAAAAGTGAATCGCCAGTTGGTCACGCAGTTCGTTGAACAAGGTCATCAGTTCCGGCCAATGATTGGCCGCCATCTCCTGGTGACTGATCATGCCCGAAATCTTGTCCCACAACGCTTTGAGTTGAATATTGTCATCCTTGATCTCTCGCAAGAATGCAGCGTTGACGGTGACTTGTCTTGTCGCGGTCCTGTTACTAACCATAGCGTGGCTCCTTGAGCAAAAGTTCCTGCACTCAGTTTAACCGAATTGGTGGTAGCCGCGACAATTTTCGCATCTTTATTTTTTTCATTCGCATTCCACTTGACCGGTACCTCCGGTTGGTTATTGCAGCGATGAAAGTCGCCTCCATTGTTTCTGCTTCGGGATTCAGGCAACTTCGATCGGAAACGGCAACACCTGATCGATGGATGATGCGCCCACTCTGATCATCAGCAATCGATCCACTCCCAAGGCGACTCCCGAGCATTGGGGCAGCCCCAACCGCATCGCTTTGACCAAGGTGGTATTCGTCTGCAACGACATTCGCCCTGACTGGCAACGCATCTGGTTGTTGGCTTCGGCACGTTGAAGCAGCACGTCAGGATCGAGCAGTTCATCGTACCCGTTTGCAAGCTCGATCCCGTGCGAAAAAAGTTCGAACCGAGCGGCGCACCGCGGGTCGTCTGCCGATGGCTTGGCCAACGCGGCTTGAGTGATCGGATAGTCGGTCAAGATCAGCGGCCGCTGCCAGCCCAGCGTTGGGCCGACGACTTCGCTCATCAACAGGTCCAGCAGTCCGTCCCGATCATCGGCAAGCGACAACACCAACGAATGGTCGCAGGTCTCCGCGGCATTGCGGATTTCATCCAATGTCGCACCGAGCGGATCCAGATCAATGGTGCGTTGGAATGCCTGTTGATAGGAAACGGTTTCCGTTGCTTCGGTCCGCAGGGACTCGCTCGCCAGCTCACCGAGCAACCCGATCGCCGACGCGGCATCGCCCCCCACCTCGTACCATTCCAACATCGTGAATTCGAGATTGTGACGCGGGCCCCGCTCACCCAAACGAAACACGGGACCGATGCTGTAGATGGATGGTGCGCCAGCTGCCAACATTCTCTTCATCGCCGACTCAGGCGATGTTTGCAAATAGTAGGTTGCCGCCAACTCGGGATGTCCGATCCCGAACTGCCCAGAACTGACCGTGATAGGGTCGATGTAGGGATCCACCACGCAATCACGACACAGGCTTGGAGGCTGAACCTCTAAGAATCCACGAGAATCAAAGAATTGGCGAATGAATCGCAGCAGTTCGGCTCGGTCTTGCAGGTGCTGGAGTTGCGGAGTCATCAAGGTTGATTCTAATGGGCAGTGCAATGTCAAAGTCAATTCATCAAGACCGCTACGCTCGCCAAGTCCAATTTGCCCCCATCGGCACCCAGGGGCAGCAACGGATCAGCCAATCTACCATCGCCACGCTGGGTTGCGGTGCGTTGGGCACTGTCGCAGCGGAAATCTTGGTCCGCGCCGGAGTGGGGTGCTTGCGAATCATTGATCGCGATGTCGTCGAGTGGACCAATTTGCAGCGTCAGGCGTTGTTCGATCAACGTGACGCTAGCGACGCGGTCAGCAAGTCGCAAGCGGCGTGTGAACACTTGGCATTGATCAACGATCAAGTGAAGCTCGAACCCCGTGTCGCAGATGTCACGCCCGACAACATCAGCGAACTGCTCAGCGGTGTCGATCTGGTCATTGATGCCACAGATAATTTTGCGATCCGTTTCTTGCTCAACGATTGGTCGCTCAAAAACGGCAAGCCATGGGTACACGGCGGCTGCGTCGGCGGTGCCGGTCAAGTGCGATTGTTTCGAGGTGACGGTCCGCCGTGTTTTCGATGCCTCGTCCCCGACTTGCCGCCCGCCGCATCGGTAGACACTTGTGATTCAGTAGGAGTCCTCGGATCGGCGACTCACGCCATCGCCAGCTTGCAAGCGACCGAGGCGATCAAGTGGATTTCGGGGAACGAGCAGCAGGTGAGCGAAGATGTGCTGTCCATCGATTTCTGGAACAATCGCGTACGTCAAGTGAAGCTCAGTGCAGAGCTTTCGGAAAACTGTCCCGCTTGCCGCCATCACCGATACGAATTCTTGGATGGAGAACGATTGACAACGGGTGACGGCGTGCTGTGCGGTCGCGACGCCGTCCAAATCAGCCGGCCGACTGCATCACCTGTCGATTTGGCCGCGGTGGCTAAGCGTTGGTCGAACTCAGGACGCGTGCAATCAACGCGATTCTTTGTAAGGCTCTTTCCCAGCGACGCACAGAGCGTGACCTTATTTCGTGACGGCCGCGTCGTCGTGCAAGGCACGACAGACGTTTCCACGGCCCGAATGCTGTACGACCGCTTCATCGGCGGATGAACCAAATCCACCATTCAACTGCCGAAGTAAAACCCGAAGCAGTCAATGCGAGACATGGCCAGAAACGAGGCGCAAGAAAAAAGCCAAACCCGGCCAAAGCTACCACGGTGTTGACGCCCTAGCCTTCGTCAATCATTCTTCGGGCAGACTTTCGATGTCAACTTGTGAGGATACAAACTCGAAATCTTCGTCTGACATTTGGAGCGTTTCGTTGTACTCCAATGCTTCCGGGGATGCCACGTAGTCAACATCTCCCTGGAACTCCTTGACGACCTCCGCGATACTCTCGATTGACACTCGAAAAAACTCTTTTCGCAAGTTGACTCGGTTAACTCTTTGTCTTTTGAATCTGCGATGCAGAGCGGCCTCCAGAGCAGGTGCGTCGCTGCTTGAAATCATCATGTGAACGTCAAAAGGAAACGGCACGGAGGCATCCCCGAGCTCGATGATGCGATCCATCGGCTGTAATCGCCGAGTCAATCCAATTTTGAACACGCCCTCGCCGAAGCTGCCGATGTTGGAAATCACGTAGACATGCCCTGCCTTGGTGAGCTGCGCCATTGATTGTGCACGTTGAGATCTTGCTTCCGCTTCTGAAAGTTTCTGTCGTAGCACTTCCACTTCGGCCGAATGCTCATCATGGGTGCGTGCCAGTGCCTCAGCTATTGCCTTCTCGATTGCAATGCGATCGGCCTCAGCTCGTTTCAGTTCTTGCTCAAGCTCCCTCTCGGCCCGCAACTCTTCTCTTAACTTCTCTTTGATTCTGGCCTGTTCTTCTTTGGCAAGTTGGCTCCGAACGGCTTCCTCGTAGTCGGATTTCAATTCAGCTTCAAATTGCAAAATCACATCCTGTTCAATCGGATACCCCTTCTTTTCACAGAATTCAACCATCTTTTGAAACCGATGCTTCTGTATCGCGTAGTTGTTCGGGGTCAGTTTTGACTTGATGCTCTTTCGCACTTCAGTGAATAGACGCTTGCTGATTTCAGACGCTGCAGACGCATATTCTTTCGCGTTCTCCAACTCTCTCGCTGCTCGTTCCCGGTCAACTTTGGCTTCTTCAAGAATCAATTCGAATTGCTGTTGCAACCGAAGATTTTCGGTCTCAATCAGCTCTCGAAAGTTCTTCTGAAATCCCATCGCGTGCCCAATCAGCTTCGCTTGATTGTGTTCGTGGAACTCTGTTCGTCGCTGCAGTTCATCAATCGCGGTATTCGCAGCGACTACTCGGCTCTTTATGTCAAGCGAAAGACTGATGGCGACAATACCGACGATGAGACAAATTCCAGCCAAAACGAAAAAGATAGTGATCTGCGAAAACAGGACGGCAATCACGGCAATGAATAGGATCGCGATGGTTCCCGCAGCCACAATCGCCGCCAATTTTCGGTCAACGTCAGGATCTCGCTGCCTTCCTTCAGACCTGTATTTCTCAAGCGAAGGAATAGGATCTCGCGAGTAGTCTAGGAAGTAGACTCTGGTCTTGCATTTTGGGCAGATTTGGGGCTTCTCTAACGTCTGAGATGCTGCAACAACCCGTTGACCACATTCCGAGCAAAACCTCGCGACTTTTTGTTCAGAATCCATTTGCCCTGTCTATCCCGGCCTTTTGATGAAACCACATTCATTTGAGCCGAAATTGTAGTGCAATCTCATCGGGCTGGAGTGAATGAGCAATTCGATCACAACAACAACTATTATCTTTGCATAGTTTGTTGGTTTCCCTGGGCTCACCTTACCCGTACATCGTTACCGCCTCCCCGACGCGACGTGGAGTGCGACGCTGGCAGGAATCCAGAACGACGCTCGTGGCCGCAATGCTGGCTTGTGGGTGGACGCACGACGCGTTGCCCCTTGGGACTACCGCAACGGCCAGAGAGTTCCTTCGTCACTTCCCCAGAATATCGAATCGATCCGCGGAACGGACACGACCGTTTACATCACCGAGACGGGTACGAACTATCACACCGCTGGCTGTCGTCACCTGCATGATTCGCGAATTGCAATCCCGTTGTCGCGAGCGAGATCAGCTTACGAGCCGTGTGGCGTTTGCCGCCGGCGCAATGAGAAACGCTTGCTCAACAGTCAAGAATGCATCTGATCGGTCAATCGTTGCCGTTGATTTGGAGTGGTTCGGATCGCCACTACTAATGGCTACAGCCTTTACCTAACCATGATACGACGCCGTCCTTTACAGTCACGCCGCCAGACATCGTTTTGGAAGTGCATTTGATGGCCGCTTTTCCTTGGATTGCTGCACGGTGGATTCGTCTGTAGGCAGCTACCATTCCGAAAGGCGCATGGTGCTAGTTGAGCTTTTCAGTTCCTCGGACCGACGGCAAAACCTCGTGGGGCATCCCCCTCGCGTCACATAGATGACTAAACGAGTTATCCGTGTGCACTAGGGTGTACGATTTAGTTTGTTCTAGCGAGATCACTAGATCTCCGATACGCTCGCACTGTGTGCATGTGACGCAAGTTTTCTTTTCGACGTACTCCCGCAAGGTCTTCAGGCAAGAAACCTCCTTCTCGGTAAGTGAATCAAGAAGTCTGTGGCACTGTGATCTAGGGTCGTCCATTTTCAAGAAATCGTTCACATCGCAGTCAAAGACTGGCGTAGAAAACCGAATATGAAACTGAGCGAGTTCGTCCATCAATGTTTCGAAGCTGGTAATTTGCAACTGATTATTGCCACGCATGCACCGACTGCGATTCTGGATCTGTGAACCTAGCAACCGATCAAAACGTTCCGCCCAGTGGAACGCACACCGCCCAATTTCCTCGGCCGCAGCCCGTGTGTCATTCATAGCTCCACACTGCCCTAGCACTTCTGCGACACAAGCCAAGTACGACTTGACCTCTCGGATGCTGAAGTCTTGTTCAAGGTAGACGAGCGCCTCAGGCACGCTTCTATGTCGTGACACAGCAAGAGCGATGGTGATCATTGAGCAGACCCACCGCCGAACATACTCCATTCGGATATAGACCGAAGAATAAACTCTTGAGTCGCGATATCGGTCCTGGAACAAGGACCGATGCTTTGATGTAGTTGGCCCCACCAAAGATCGCACGGCCGAAGTTTCAACGAGAATCTTTCGTTTTTTACCGCCCATCATTCACCATGAAACCAGCCAGTAGGAAACCTGACTGCTCTAGCGTTCTACTGGATTGTTTGATGTCAGCCATTTCCACCCGGCTGAGGC from Stieleria varia carries:
- a CDS encoding GGDEF domain-containing protein, whose amino-acid sequence is MSSPLSHQTATSVVDPLLHQTHDEAEATMQAQDTSIGGAGNRECCLVQIYPADVVDGMMLLSDHTLVMGRDGRCELILPDHSVSRKHAELIRGEDGYMIRDLASTNGTFVNGQAIDQHLLASGDTIRLGSFLFKYLSAGSVESQYHETVYTALTRDALTGTMNKRYLLESLQRGIASSSRQKTVLSVLMLDIDHFKSVNDTYGHLVGDEVLREFGSRINGVCREDDLLARYGGEEFCMMLSATGRSEAIEMAERCRSAVASEPFQTAVGPLEITASFGIACSDPEVPTSPKELIDAADQKLYEAKRGGRNRVCG
- a CDS encoding hemerythrin domain-containing protein encodes the protein MVSNRTATRQVTVNAAFLREIKDDNIQLKALWDKISGMISHQEMAANHWPELMTLFNELRDQLAIHFSLEEAYGYFDDAINIAPRLSLTAETLRGQHSVLFGQIRDLADKIAEVDSEVPEHRERLIRRFHQFQTAFQSHEESELKLILESLDDDIGVGD
- the epmA gene encoding EF-P lysine aminoacylase EpmA, with amino-acid sequence MTPQLQHLQDRAELLRFIRQFFDSRGFLEVQPPSLCRDCVVDPYIDPITVSSGQFGIGHPELAATYYLQTSPESAMKRMLAAGAPSIYSIGPVFRLGERGPRHNLEFTMLEWYEVGGDAASAIGLLGELASESLRTEATETVSYQQAFQRTIDLDPLGATLDEIRNAAETCDHSLVLSLADDRDGLLDLLMSEVVGPTLGWQRPLILTDYPITQAALAKPSADDPRCAARFELFSHGIELANGYDELLDPDVLLQRAEANNQMRCQSGRMSLQTNTTLVKAMRLGLPQCSGVALGVDRLLMIRVGASSIDQVLPFPIEVA
- a CDS encoding ThiF family adenylyltransferase — protein: MSKSIHQDRYARQVQFAPIGTQGQQRISQSTIATLGCGALGTVAAEILVRAGVGCLRIIDRDVVEWTNLQRQALFDQRDASDAVSKSQAACEHLALINDQVKLEPRVADVTPDNISELLSGVDLVIDATDNFAIRFLLNDWSLKNGKPWVHGGCVGGAGQVRLFRGDGPPCFRCLVPDLPPAASVDTCDSVGVLGSATHAIASLQATEAIKWISGNEQQVSEDVLSIDFWNNRVRQVKLSAELSENCPACRHHRYEFLDGERLTTGDGVLCGRDAVQISRPTASPVDLAAVAKRWSNSGRVQSTRFFVRLFPSDAQSVTLFRDGRVVVQGTTDVSTARMLYDRFIGG
- a CDS encoding GIY-YIG nuclease family protein, which encodes MGFQKNFRELIETENLRLQQQFELILEEAKVDRERAARELENAKEYASAASEISKRLFTEVRKSIKSKLTPNNYAIQKHRFQKMVEFCEKKGYPIEQDVILQFEAELKSDYEEAVRSQLAKEEQARIKEKLREELRAERELEQELKRAEADRIAIEKAIAEALARTHDEHSAEVEVLRQKLSEAEARSQRAQSMAQLTKAGHVYVISNIGSFGEGVFKIGLTRRLQPMDRIIELGDASVPFPFDVHMMISSSDAPALEAALHRRFKRQRVNRVNLRKEFFRVSIESIAEVVKEFQGDVDYVASPEALEYNETLQMSDEDFEFVSSQVDIESLPEE